From the genome of Malus domestica chromosome 04, GDT2T_hap1, one region includes:
- the LOC103427565 gene encoding histone H2B.9-like, which translates to MAPTKGEKKPVAEKAPAGEKKPTKAEKKIPKEGGVEMKKKKKVKKSTETYKIYIFKVLKQVHPDIGISSKAMGIMNSFINDIFEKLAQEASRLARYNKKPTITSREIQTAVRLVLPGELAKHAVSEGTKAVTKFTSC; encoded by the coding sequence ATGGCGCCAACGAAGGGTGAGAAAAAGCCGGTGGCGGAGAAGGCACCGGCTGGGGAGAAGAAGCCGACGAAGGCGGAGAAGAAGATCCCAAAGGAAGGCGGCgtggagatgaagaagaagaagaaggtgaagaaaTCGACGGAGACGTACAAGATATACATCTTCAAGGTGCTTAAGCAGGTCCACCCGGACATCGGGATCTCCAGCAAGGCCATGGGGATCATGAACAGCTTCATCAACGACATTTTCGAGAAGCTCGCTCAGGAGGCGTCACGTTTGGCCAGGTATAATAAAAAGCCAACGATCACGTCGAGGGAGATCCAGACCGCCGTCAGGTTGGTGCTGCCCGGCGAGCTCGCCAAACACGCCGTGTCTGAGGGCACCAAGGCCGTTACTAAATTTACCAGTTgttga
- the LOC103427564 gene encoding late embryogenesis abundant protein EMB564-like: protein MASEQERQDPEKRKELDEKARRGETVVPGGTGGHSLEAQEHLAEGRCRGGQTRKEQIGEEGYHEMGKKGGLSTSDKSGGERAAEEGIKIDESKYKTKNR from the exons ATGGCTTCGGAACAGGAAAGACAAGACCCCGAGAAGAGAAAGGAGCTGGACGAGAAGGCAAGGAGGGGAGAGACTGTCGTCCCCGGTGGTACTGGTGGCCATAGCCTCGAGGCTCAGGAGCACCTTGCTGAAG GGCGGTGCCGTGGAGGGCAGACGAGGAAGGAACAGATAGGGGAAGAGGGATACCATGAAATGGGAAAGAAAGGCGGGCTGAGCACCTCCGACAAGTCCGGAGGTGAGCGTGCTGCTGAGGAAGGCATCAAGATTGACGAGTCCAAGTACAAGACCAAGAATCGCTGA
- the LOC139195050 gene encoding uncharacterized protein codes for MTNQEWQEPHTLVEFQAMVQICRSNRAVNIDINRQRRVFNEVLQGKAPKVTYWVNRRKYDGPYYLADGIYPRWESFVKTVSRPRSAKEKYFASCQEGCKKDVERCFGILQACWAIVRGAARMFDVESLRSIMMTCIILHNMIVEDEYDYDAVDEYQLDTINNSKTQIYCVHDATEEPVQHEPLQRDGRYNDRVIQRYTALQRPYMHNARQIDLIENQWELRGAEDT; via the exons ATGACGAATCAAGAATGGCAGGAGCCTCACACTCTCGTCGAGTTCCAAGCTATGGTTCAGATCTGTAGGTCCAACCGTGCTGTAAACATTGATATAAACAGGCAACGACGAG tgtttaACGaagtcctgcaaggaaaggcaccaaaagtcacatACTGGGTCAACAGACGTAAGtacgacgggccatactacctagcagaCGGCATTTACCCAAGATGGGAatcgtttgtcaaaacagtgtcACGTCcacgaagtgcaaaggaaaaatactttgcaagctgtcaagaaGGATGCAAGAaagatgtggagcgttgttttggtatacTCCAAGCTTGCTGGGCTATTGTTaggggtgctgccagaatgtttgatgtagagtcgcttcgatccatcatgatgacgtgcatcattcttcacaacatgattgtggaagatgagtacgattatgatgcCGTTGATGAATATCAGCTAGACACGATAAACAATtctaaaacacaaatatattgtgTTCATGATGCCACTGAAGAACCTGTGCAACACGAACCATTacaaagggatggacgttacaatgatagggtcattcaacgatatactgcacttcaaaggccatatatgcacaatgcccgccaaattgacttgatagagaACCAGTGGGAATTGAGGGGTGCTGAAGATACTTAA
- the LOC103427563 gene encoding uncharacterized protein has protein sequence MDISSSSGKSVLRNVDSLQGLQPSANQEQIRTLLEDYLVSDLVSAVGESLNIRGIGEESIDVKDVSEESIDSKDVGKESIDAKGVGEESIDAKGVGEESIDAKDVGEVSIDAKDVGEVSVDAKDVGKVSIDAKDVGKESIEIKGVGEVEHAPDGDNTSGVEKRNTYEVPNAQQGNVTRKCLNKCATFPIPTGVLSPNASSIVKEEPEEVLCGDENHHHAHSRSVSLPSPSKLLSALKGSRAKEGLSPGKLSVKWAPDVYDPPATSMSHTVTAKKQQKSKNKKNCKKDGKKWQKSSSSRGKDKKQYRKSGSSGRCYRSMDPRETLVDTNNGFGELVVGSPDQHSYCGSSFLKNSLANMHYPVAEAS, from the exons ATGGACATAAGCTCTTCTAGTGGGAAATCGGTGTTGCGAAATGTAGACAGTTTACAAGGTTTGCAGCCTTCTGCGAACCAAGAGCAAATTCGTACTTTGCTTGAAGATTATTTAGTAAGCGACCTTGTAAGTGCTGTTGGTGAGTCCTTGAATATCAGAGGTATTGGAGAAGAGTCGATTGATGTTAAAGATGTTAGTGAAGAGTCTATTGATTCCAAAGATGTTGGAAAAGAGTCGATTGATGCCAAAGGTGTTGGAGAAGAGTCGATTGATGCCAAAGGTGTTGGAGAAGAGTCGATCGATGCCAAAGATGTTGGAGAAGTGTCCATCGATGCCAAAGATGTTGGAGAAGTGTCCGTCGATGCCAAAGATGTTGGAAAAGTGTCGATTGATGCCAAAGATGTTGGAAAAGAGTCGATTGAGATCAAAGGTGTTGGAGAAGTGGAACATGCACCTGATGGGGATAATACTAGTGGTGTGGAAAAAAGAAACACATATGAAGTTCCTAATGCACAACAGGGAAACGTCACTCGAAAATGCTTGAACAAGTGTGCAACCTTTCCTATTCCTACTGGTGTGCTCTCTCCTAATGCCTCAAGCATAGTAAAGGAGGAACCAGAAGAAGTGCTATGCGGGGATGAAAATCATCACCATGCCCACTCGCGCTCAGTGTCTTTGCCT TCTCCTTCGAAGCTACTTTCTGCCCTAAAAGGTAGCCGGGCGAAAGAGGGATTATCACCCGGGAAACTTTCTGTCAAATGGGCCCCTGATGTGTACGATCCGCCTGCTACATCAATGTCACATACAGTGACAGCCAAGAAACAGCAGAAGTCAAAGAACAAGAAAAATTGTAAGAAAGATGGAAAGAAATGGCAAAAGAGCAGTTCTTCACGAGGAAAAGATAAGAAGCAATATCGCAAATCTGGGTCTTCTGGGAGGTGTTACAGATCAATGGATCCCCGTGAAACATTGGTTGACACAAACAATGGTTTTGGTGAGCTTGTGGTAGGCAGCCCAGACCAGCATTCTTATTGTGGGAGCTCCTTCTTGAAAAATTCGCTCGCTAACATGCATTACCCGGTTGCTGAAGCCTCGTaa